In a genomic window of Cydia fagiglandana chromosome 8, ilCydFagi1.1, whole genome shotgun sequence:
- the LOC134666733 gene encoding coatomer subunit beta, with the protein MAGVEQPCYTLINFPTDSEPYNEMQLKLDLEKGDTKKKIEALKKVIGIILSGEKIPGLLMVIIRFVLPLQDHMIKKLLLIFWEIVPKTSPDGKLLQEMILVCDAYRKDLQHPNEFIRGSTLRFLCKLKEPELLEPLLPAIRACLEHRHSYVRRNAVLAIFTIYRNFDFLIPDAPELIATFLEGEQDMSCKRNAFLMLLHAEQERALAYLAARLDSVHGFGDILQLVIVELVYKVCHANPSERARFIRTVYGLLNAASAAVRYEAAGTLVTLSAAPAAVTAAAACYIDLIVKESDNNVKLIVLGRLSALRKEGGEAAARALPDLAMDVLRVLASSDLDVRKHTLTLALDLVSSRHAEELVQVLRKEAARAGSADHDDAAKYRQLLVRAMHKAALKFPEVAGSVAPALLEMVGEGGEAAAADVLAFVREALAAFPDLRPQLYQKLLEAVPQIKVGKIARSALWLLAEFADTPERAEATLDVLAAAIPLPTTTEEDKEESEKAAPKVDTSAPRQLVTSDGTYASQSAFNLPAADPSSSGSGGGGLAHALLGAESFTAACAVSALAKLALKLDARRAARALHLTAALLAQHKKNASSACGLTADDLEHAALCLRAAAARPAVVREALSHQARSALNALLQERASLRDNKEEEESSEAETVPVEAGITFAALAGAGAASAHHDMFELSLSKAVEGRTPAHEEKGKLSKVTQLTGFSDPVYAECIVAVNQYDIVLDVLVVNQTDDTLQNCTVELATLGDLRLVERPAAVVLAPRDFATIKAHVKVASTENGIIFGNIVYEVTGASMDRGVVVLNDIHIDIVDYIQPASCSDADFRQMWAEFEWENKVSVNTNITDLREYLQHLLASTNMKCLTPDKALSGQCGFMAANMYARSIFGEDALANLSVEQPLNRQGPVAGHVRIRAKSQGMALSLGDKINQMHKAPPQKTPPTAPTIPAA; encoded by the exons ATGGCGGGAGTGGAGCAGCCGTGCTACACCCTCATCAACTTCCCCACGGACTCCGAGCCCTACAATGAGATGCAGCTGAAACTGGACCTCG AGAAAGGCGACACAAAGAAGAAGATTGAAGCTCTAAAGAAAGTGATTGGCATCATCCTCTCCGGTGAGAAGATCCCGGGCCTCCTCATGGTGATCATCCGCTTCGTGCTGCCGCTACAAGACCACATGATTAAGAAGTTGCTGCTCATCTTCTGGGAGATTGTGCCCAAGACGAGCCCTGATGGCAAGCTGCTGCAGGAGATGATCCTGGTGTGCGACGCGTACAGGAAG GATCTCCAGCACCCGAACGAGTTCATCCGCGGCTCCACGCTGCGGTTCCTCTGCAAACTGAAGGAGCCTGAGCTGCTGGAGCCCTTGCTGCCCGCCATCCGGGCTTGCCTCGAACACCGCCACTCCTACGTGCGCCGCAACGCCGTGCTGGCCATCTTCACTATATACAG AAACTTCGACTTCCTGATCCCCGACGCGCCCGAGCTGATCGCCACCTTCCTGGAGGGCGAGCAGGACATGTCGTGCAAGAGGAACGCGTTCCTGATGCTGCTGCACGCGGAGCAGGAGCGCGCGCTGGCGTACCTGGCCGCGCGGCTGGACTCCGTGCACGGGTTCGGCGACATCCTGCAGCTGGTGATCGTGGAGCTCGTCTACAAG GTGTGCCACGCGAACCCCTCGGAGCGCGCGCGGTTCATCCGCACCGTGTACGGGCTGCTGAACGCGGCGAGCGCCGCCGTGCGCTACGAGGCCGCGGGCACGCTCGTCACCCTgtccgccgcccccgccgccgtcACC gcggcggcggcgtgctaCATCGACCTGATCGTGAAGGAGAGCGACAACAACGTGAAGCTGATCGTGCTGGGGCGGCTCTCCGCCCTGCGCAAGGAGGGCGGCGAGGCGGCCGCCAGGGCGCTGCCCGACCTGGCCATGGACGTGCTCCGGGTGCTCGCCTCCTCGGACCTGGACGTCAGGAAACACACGCTGACTTTGG CATTGGACTTGGTGAGCTCCCGTCACGCCGAGGAGCTAGTACAAGTGCTGCGCAAGGAAGCCGCGCGAGCAGGCAGCGCCGATCACGACGATGCGGCCAAATACAGGCAGCTGCTGGTGCGAGCCATGCATAAGGCCGCCCTCAAG TTCCCGGAGGTGGCGGGCAGCGTGGCGCCGGCGCTGCTGGAGATGGTGGGCGAGGGCGGCGAGGCGGCGGCGGCCGACGTGCTGGCCTTCGTGCGCGAGGCGCTGGCCGCCTTCCCCGACCTGCGGCCCCAGCTCTACCAG AAACTGCTAGAAGCGGTACCCCAGATCAAAGTGGGCAAGATCGCGCGCTCGGCGCTGTGGCTGCTGGCCGAGTTCGCCGACACGCCGGAGCGCGCCGAGGCCACGCTGGACGTGCTGGCCGCCGCCATACCGCTGCCCACCACCACCGAAGAAGATAAG GAGGAGAGCGAGAAAGCGGCGCCCAAAGTGGACACGTCGGCGCCGCGACAACTCGTCACCAGCGACGGGACCTACGCTTCGCAGTCCGCCTTCAATCTACCCGC CGCGGACCCCTCGTCCtccggctcgggcggcggcgggctGGCGCACGCGCTGCTGGGCGCGGAGAGCTTCACGGCGGCGTGCGCGGTCTCCGCGCTGGCCAAGCTCGCGCTCAAGCTGgacgcgcgccgcgccgcccgggccCTGCACCTCACGGCGGCCCTGCTGGCCCAGCACAAGAAGAACG CGTCGTCCGCTTGCGGGCTGACGGCGGACGACCTGGAGCACGCGGCGCTGTGCCTGCGCGCGGCCGCGGCGCGCCCCGCCGTCGTGCGGGAGGCGCTCTCCCACCAGGCCAGGAGCGCGCTCAACGCGCTGCTGCAGGAGCGAGCCAGCTTGAGAGACAACAAGGAG GAGGAGGAGAGCTCGGAGGCGGAGACGGTGCCGGTGGAGGCGGGCATCACGTTCGCGGCGctggccggcgccggcgcggcgtcCGCGCACCACGACATGTTCGAGCTGTCGCTGTCCAAGGCCGTCGAAG GTCGCACTCCAGCGCACGAGGAGAAGGGCAAGCTATCGAAGGTGACGCAGCTGACCGGGTTCTCGGACCCCGTGTACGCGGAGTGCATAGTGGCCGTCAACCAGTACGACATCGTGCTCGACGTGCTCGTCGTCAACCAGACCG ACGATACCCTCCAGAACTGCACCGTAGAGCTGGCCACCCTCGGTGACTTGCGGCTCGTGGAGCGACCCGCGGCAGTCGTGCTAGCGCCGCGCGACTTTGCAACCATTAAGGCACATGTTAAAGTCGCTTCCACGGAAAATGGCATCATATTCGgcaatatag TGTACGAGGTGACGGGCGCGTCGATGGACCGCGGGGTGGTGGTGCTGAACGACATCCACATCGACATCGTGGACTACATCCAGCCCGCCTCCTGCTCCGACGCCGACTTCCGCCAGATGTGGGCCGAGTTCGAGTGGGAGAACAAG GTGTCGGTGAACACGAACATCACGGACCTGCGCGAGTACCTGCAGCACCTGCTCGCCTCCACCAACATGAAGTGCCTCACGCCGGACAAG GCGCTATCCGGGCAGTGCGGGTTCATGGCGGCCAACATGTACGCGCGCTCGATCTTCGGCGAGGACGCGCTCGCCAACCTCAGTGTGGAGCAGCCCTTAAACCGGCAAGGGCCCGTGGCGGGGCACGTGCGGATCCGCGCCAAGAGCCAG GGCATGGCTCTCAGCCTCGGCGACAAGATCAACCAGATGCACAAGGCGCCGCCGCAGAAGACCCCGCCCACCGCACCCACTATACCCGCTGCTTAG